The DNA region TCCATCCATGCCAAAGTATTAGCCAAGAATAAATGCACAGATATCATCCAAAACTTCATCGGGAATTTCCTTGCTTACGATATATGCAGTTGCCAACGTTTCTCCCACACCGTTTACAAAGCAGTGATTAAGTTCCTCATAGTACTTGAATACACATAATTCATTAGCACCTAACAATGTCTGATATGTCTCGAAATTACTTAAGGTTATTTGTATGTCGGTACCACCTTGCATTATCAACAATGGATGGTCAACCGAAGCATTTAATAATTCTTGGGTAAAATTGATGCTGTTGTAGTTGACCCAGTAGGCTTCATAGGCTCCAAAATAGGAGTATGCTTCTTCTCCTTGTAACACTTCGGTCAATGATTTTGCGGTTTCAATATAGGGAAGGTATTCGTTCAAGTACTCTTGACCATAATACCGCAAAAATTGATCCGCAAGAATATCTAGGATGTTCTCGGTACTTCCAGCCATAATGATTGCGCCAACTATATTAGGCTCAATGTTCATTACGATTGGAGCAATCGTTCCACCTTGAGAATGACCGATAAGATAGATTTGATCATTATCAATTCTGGAGTCGGACATCAGTATTTGATATGCAGACAAAACATCATTAATGCTTTCATCATATATGGTAAAATCGTAATCATCGGCCAATTCATCGGCATATTCATAGGTCCGTTTGTTATATCGAATCGATGCAATTCCTTCTTCTGCCAAATGAATTGCTAAATCTTGAAACATCTTCAAAGCACCTACTGATTCATCCATATCAGCTGGACCAGAGCCATGAATAAAAATTATAGCTGGAACAGGTCCTGTAGCCAAAGGCATAGTTAATATTCCTGGCATCGAATAATCGCCGGTCTGTACAAATACGCTTTCAGTAACGTAGTCAAATTGATTGATTGTTAATGTTTCGGTTGTTGTAGTTGTTAATTGTTCTGTTGTTGTATTGCATCCGACTAAAACAAAACATAATAATAGTATGAGTAGATAAT from Bacillota bacterium includes:
- a CDS encoding alpha/beta hydrolase; the encoded protein is MKKFFNYLLILLLCFVLVGCNTTTEQLTTTTTETLTINQFDYVTESVFVQTGDYSMPGILTMPLATGPVPAIIFIHGSGPADMDESVGALKMFQDLAIHLAEEGIASIRYNKRTYEYADELADDYDFTIYDESINDVLSAYQILMSDSRIDNDQIYLIGHSQGGTIAPIVMNIEPNIVGAIIMAGSTENILDILADQFLRYYGQEYLNEYLPYIETAKSLTEVLQGEEAYSYFGAYEAYWVNYNSINFTQELLNASVDHPLLIMQGGTDIQITLSNFETYQTLLGANELCVFKYYEELNHCFVNGVGETLATAYIVSKEIPDEVLDDICAFILG